ATTCCGATTGGTACGCCAGATAATGTTGTTCGTGGACACTTGGCCTTTGAGGCCGGGTTTGATGGCCAACACCAATCCGCGCGAAAAACCGCAGCTAAAAAACAACATCCCCTGGCCCACGATGGGACGGTCGCTCGCCGAATGGCAACTCCGTTCCTCCAATCGCCAATATTCCTCCCCGGTCAGTGGATTATACCCGTAATGCGCCTTGGCCCCCTGGCTGATCAACACCGGGCGGCCATCAAACTCGGCGACCTGTGGCGTGGCAAACGCCTTCCGCAAATCGCCCTCCATCTTGGGCTTTCCATCCGGTCCCTGGTCTTGGTAATCCATGGAACGATCCTTGCGCCACACGGTGGTGCCGGTATTTTTATCCAGTGCCACGAGATACTGATAATCACTGCCGTCAAAATGCAGGATCAACAGATTGCCGTAAATGATCGGGGAGGAACCCGCGCCCCGATAATGATTGCAGGGTAGATCACGCCGTTGCCACAATACTTTGCCTGTCTGAGTATCCAGGCAGGCCGTGCCCGGCGAACCAAACGTGACATAGACCCGCCCCGCCTCAATCGCCGGCGTGGGCGAGGCCGGGCTGTTAAACTTGTGGATGAACTGGGGCGTCTCCACCTCGAACAGTTTCAAATCGTGCTGAATCCGGCCATTCTCTGCATCCACGCACATCGCATAAAGGTT
The Verrucomicrobiota bacterium DNA segment above includes these coding regions:
- a CDS encoding PQQ-binding-like beta-propeller repeat protein, translated to MKISCWQVWAWLGLASLSGMAADANWPEFRGPSGNGVTTATGLPVSWSETNQVRWKTAVHGKGWSSPVVWGRQIWLTTATEDGKNLYAMCVDAENGRIQHDLKLFEVETPQFIHKFNSPASPTPAIEAGRVYVTFGSPGTACLDTQTGKVLWQRRDLPCNHYRGAGSSPIIYGNLLILHFDGSDYQYLVALDKNTGTTVWRKDRSMDYQDQGPDGKPKMEGDLRKAFATPQVAEFDGRPVLISQGAKAHYGYNPLTGEEYWRLEERSCHSASDRPIVGQGMLFFSCGFSRGLVLAIKPGLKGQVSTNNIIWRTNRNAPNKPSLILFGDLLFMVDDAGIASCLEAKTGTEVWRERVGGNYSASPLLAEGRVYFFNEEGKTTVVEASRTFKKLAENKLEAGFMASPAVVDSALVLRTKTHLYRVGK